From a region of the Corallococcus coralloides DSM 2259 genome:
- a CDS encoding DUF3592 domain-containing protein, producing the protein MRNLLMILTFGGLFFGVIFGIGAWMIHSSAQAFLARPTVQGRVLEMAVEMGYSKSRYWRVKARYAYEVDGQSYVGETLSNETPRELLLWNPQPSPALTRYVERYPVGSTVTVRYNPKEPRRSLLEVNPDAARGPALAAGIALLVAVLSLVGQRFVR; encoded by the coding sequence ATGCGTAACCTCTTGATGATCCTCACGTTCGGCGGCTTGTTCTTCGGCGTGATCTTCGGGATTGGCGCCTGGATGATCCACTCCTCGGCGCAGGCCTTCCTGGCCCGGCCGACGGTGCAGGGGCGCGTGCTCGAGATGGCGGTGGAGATGGGCTACTCGAAAAGCCGCTACTGGCGCGTGAAGGCGCGTTACGCCTACGAAGTGGATGGCCAGTCGTACGTCGGGGAGACGCTCTCCAATGAGACCCCGAGGGAGCTCCTGCTCTGGAACCCCCAGCCCAGTCCGGCGCTGACGCGGTATGTGGAGCGCTATCCGGTGGGCTCCACGGTGACCGTTCGCTACAACCCGAAGGAACCCCGGCGCAGCCTGCTGGAGGTGAATCCGGACGCAGCGCGTGGCCCCGCGCTGGCCGCTGGGATCGCGTTGCTGGTCGCGGTGCTGAGCCTGGTGGGCCAGCGGTTCGTGCGCTAG